AGCTATATGTTGAGCAGTTGTTAGAGAGATTTAACATGATTAACTGTAAAGAAGCTAGTACTCCAATGGAATGTAagttaaatatcaataaatcagAAAGTTTTGATAGTAATATTCCATTTCAACAGTTAATAGGTAGTCTCATGTACTTGTCAGTCCTTACAAGACCTGACATAACTTATTGTATAAGTTTTCTCAGTCAATTTAATAAGTGTTATACTAGTGTTCATTGGAATTATGCAAAGAGAGTACTAAGATATTTAAAGAATactaaaaattattgtttaaaatatgttaagGAAAAAGCTGATCTTGTAGGATTTGTTGATGCTGATTGGGCTAGTAATATCATAGACCGCAAATCCTATACTGGCTATTGTTTTGTGATGTCAGGCTCGGCTATTTCCTGGGAGTGTAAGAAACAAAAGACTGTTGCTTTATCAAGTATGGAGGCTGAATATATGTCTATAGCAGAGGCATGCAAAGAGGCTATGTATTTAAGATCCTTGTTGTATGAATTAACTGGAAATTCAAGTtctgtaattttatataatgatagCCAGAGTGCGCAGAAGTTGGTGGCAAATAATCATTCATATCATAGAAAAAGTAAAcatattgatattaaatatcatttcaTTAAGAATGCAGtttgtgaaaaaattataaaattggaATATTTGCCAACAACAGCCATGCCTGCTGATTTTCTTACAAAGgctttaagtatagataaacactATAAATGTATGGGGGGTTTAGGACTATGTCAGatttgaatttgtttaattatgaGTTTAGTTTATTTGCTGAAGTTGGGGTGTTAGAAATTggtatcaccaaaataaacactcACTAAATTATGTATCCTCCGAGTATATATAATCTATGCTTAAGTCTATTGTCAATCTTCATTCTTTCTGCTTCTTCCGGTGTCCGCCATTGTAACTTGTAACTTGTAACCAGTGTGTGAGTAATAAAGATCCGTAATAAAATTCAGTAAAGccgtttctttttaatatatatatatatttggtaAGTAAGAACAAAAATAGGAGAAAAGAAATAACAATTTAGAAGCCTATTTTAGTCGAAGTTGAAttacgtttatttattaaaagttaattttcaacCGACAAATCACATCTTAGAGAAAAGCTTCAAACAAACTCCATTAGACAATATTTTTGCTATAACCATGTCAAAATAGGTATTGAAATAAAAACCAACGCCACATTTCGTCGTAAATTTATAACTGAAGAACTTCAACAGTAACGAGAAGAGCATGACGGCATGTTGACTCGACCGCTGTTGTTCTGATAGTCGTTTCAGCCAAAAACAAAAACGAAAAGCTTCGACTAATTTCGCTTGGTTGTTGTATGAAGGGTCGGGTACTGAAGGCTTTTATACTAAAGCTTTAAAACAGCGCATAATTATTGAAGATGTTCCTCACTCTAGAGCTCTAGTCACCGGATATTTGTGCACTCAAAAGCCGTACCGGGAGAACTGGatttttgtcttattttttaacagtgttttgtaattttgtatataatataatatatttaaatacaggTACTCCAGGGACGACCACTGACCACTGACCATAGATCAATGTTCTGTGGATGACACCGTCCAGCGGAACTACGGTTACATCATACTACCGTTAATTATTATCTTgttttattgtataatattgtttacaatgtgaCTTATCGAATGCTACAGTAAttatattcattcatcatcatcatcatatcagccaacgGACGTCCACGGCCGGACAAGGGCCGGACAAGGGCGATTTGAAGGGagttccaaacaccacgatactaattcatattatttattacataaaaaataataatctaattttataactagcAATTTTTTACGATTTCTAATCaatccaaaaaataaataagagcaCTATTTGTATAGAGCTACACTAAATGTAGGTTTGTGAGCCCGCGCAGACAAAACATACTCGTAGGTTGGTGTATTCATAATGTATGTACAAGATATGAAGACATTTGCGAAGTAAGGAATATGGCATCGGTCGATAtcgatatacctacctactcgtaaaagtgtaaagccggatttatatttgtctgacatggcgtgtcgtgacgcatcagaacagaatcggtatcatacattttgtacggCAACgtacgtttacacttatgtgttgtgacatttcgtgatggcttctgatgtgcgcacacaaaatgtatgaaactgattctgttctgatgcgtcataACATGACACGTCAGACgaatgtaaatccggctttatgCATTCAAAGTGAATTGTCAGCGAGTTAATGGCCAACTACTAACCTGTCTAGTTCAGGTGTCGGCAACCTCGCGAGCCGCATGCAAAAAAcacaactttacctctttcgATGTAAAATTGCGTCTCTAGCATGCGGCATTacatgttaaataatttattaagaaaactttttaaaatcgtGCAATGGATAGTTATATGAGTGAGTAGGCACATCTACATAATTTACTATCGAAACTTACAAAAGGCGTAAGCCGAATGCattatggtatggtatggtacTGGTTACTCATGAAATAAATTACCTGTAACTTCATTTAGTGGTAGGAAGAAAACAtcgtcatattattatttttcttaatataaatttatctaAAAAGTTCGGTGATTTTCATTTTCTGATAGCGAAAAGCTTAGCAAGAATAGCCCAACTTGATTTTTTGGTTTTGCGTGTACCGCAGGATTTGTGgatctggataaaaagtagcctaggtACATGTTGCTCAATAATTTCGTTTATCTCGCAGAAAAAGATTCCAGAAATCGCTCCAACCAATCCACATTTCTGGACAAACGGACAACAAAGTTCGCACTGGTATCCTGAAGCGCAACGTTTAGCTATAAGACATGGTTGTACACCCTCATGCCATTCTGCCCCTAGCACGTGTTCACCATATTCTTCCTTCAAATATGTAATTCACATTCATTATGTGACGAATATTATCTAGGATCAAAGTACTTACCAAGAGGAATCATACCCAAACTCGATCCGTCGACGTAGTCCAGATCAGCTCCATGTCATCATAATATTGTAATTCGTAACATACCAAACGGAAACCATGTCAAATTTATTTGCAGGATTTGATTATACGCAGGCCAGTAAAATAGTACCTAACATCGGAGATTTCAATCACTTTGAAAAAAATCCTCCTCGAACTACCACATGTCCATTGTctcttcagctttgcgactgaTAAATTGGgttatgtcagtaactttgatTACTCTGCGAATTACATAATGTctgattagatcacgcagatatactgCGAGCATAGCCCGCTAGGTCCGCTGAGCCGTCCTATGTGACTCGTTGAACATATATGCACGCTTTTCTGTTCCAGTCATTGTCCAGGCATGTGAACCTAACCAAACGCAGCATGGGTGCAAGATCTACGGGAACGCGTGCTCTTGCGGCTACGGGTGCAAGACCGACTTTATCTACAAGAGTAGGAGAATCTGCCTTAATGCGCTgagaggtatttttttatagtagataataataattgacgaaCCGAGCAAACGGCCCACCTGATGACCTAAAATGCGGCCCTTTTTGTCTATCAACCTGAGTCGTAAATGTGATGATTAATATATACGCCTTAAGCACCTACACAAACGACCCATCTCCGGAACAAAACAGTGGTGCTTGGTGGCAGAAGTAAGGAGGGTTATAGGTCCTTCCGCGGACGAACTTTGTCGCAAAGAGCTCTTCTGGTGTTGGGTCCCAAGGTTAGAGAATGGTGAATTCACCAATTAAGTGAACAGATATTATATGAGTGGCACGGAGCCGCTGGTCAAAGGCTGCTCAAGGATGTTAAGTCTAGGAGCccagcctatgtccagcagcagACGCCCGACAGATGTCGTAACGATTGTTTCACAGAACGCAGTGCCAACGTCTGCTCCAGAACGCCGTGCCTGAGAGGCATATGTAGCCAGACTACACAGGACCCAGGCTTCACCTGCAAATGCGAAGGCTCAGGGTATTACGGCCAGCGATGTGAGAAAGGTGACTCATAAATACTCATTTCTTTTACTCTCTATCAAGTTGAACCTTTTCTATCAACTCAGCTGACGAAAGACAGTGTATAGTGAAAGCATCAATTGCTATAGATACCTACGTTTAAAGGGCCAGACGCAAATCCAAGAGATCCAAGGTCCGATTTGATGACTAGATAATTCCGAGCCCTGGATAAAAATTACTCTGAGGGATTAAAAAATAAGACAATAAAATACCTAGCGGAATTCGTTTGGCACCCTCGTCAGTAGTCTGCCCTCgtagttttagttttatgttaTGATATAGAATTTAGCTTTGAGTAGATAACTAGCAAAACTAACTATCTTTAATGAAAGCGTCGCGTCGGTGGCGCGTTATATAGTAATATTACGCGTTATAATATATACacaatagttattaaaatatgcatAGGGCATTCACATACTtcgtggtaaaagaattttaaaaatcggtttattagagTCAGAGATTACCTCTACATACAAAAAACTCAAACATTATCTCTTTAATATTACTAGGTGAATTCCGAAGggcgtaaatatttaatggaaataaCAGAACAGTGTTGTACTAGAATGGACTTAGTTacctaaaaagaaataatttatagacCAACCGTTTGTACACagctgttttgttttgtttcaataTGCATTTAGCCATAGCCAGTCATCAAGacgtaataatttgttttaaataatttgcacTATTCGGACGAAAGTATCGTCCATCGCTGGCACGTGGCAGCAGTCAGTCGTGGTCAAGTCATGTCATGCTTCAGTACGGCAAAGGCTTTACTAAAACTTTTGATAGAGTGCATCGAGAAAATCGAAATAATCACATAGAACACTCTTGTTCAACCTCCACTTCATTTGTGCACCTTTACATATTCATTTTATTGAATGAAATGCATTTTCGtcctcatcattcatcattatcaacccatatttggctcactcctgagtccaccacgctgccacaatgcggattggctgacttcacacacgcagagaatttagaaaattctctggtatgcgtgatatttaatttcttaaagtgcacacaactgaaaagttggaaatgcatccccggaacggattcgaacccacacctccggaatcagaggcagatgTCGTacccactgggcaatcacggcttGTTTGCCGTTTATGCATTCGACTTTgtctaaaatgcagcaaatcaataaaaaataaaacgagagcTACATGTTGTGATTACTACGATGTTCCCGCTAAACTCCATCCATTTCCATAGTCCATACAGAGCTGAGTACCTATAGCAGCGGTAACACAAGGTGGACAGAGATCACAATAAACTGTAAACTGTCGCTGCCGCACCAATGCTGACCACCGCATTAAGATACTCGGTCGAAGGTATTTACTACGTGGTGATAGATCACCAGCAAGCAGTTATCACTGCACCGCCGATGGACTGCGGTATATTACGATTTCAATACGAATGAGCGAGACGTCCATACATTATAAGAGTTGTATTGAATGGAGGCGTATCCGTAGGCTGTGTAACGATTTTCCCGATTGCATATTTCATGAAGCACAAGTTGAAAATAGTTACCATAGCGCCATCTATTGCAGTTTCAATAAAGTAGAAtagttcattaaatttttcatagaTGGTGTTATTTTAACTAACGAATTTAccaccaaatttaaaaatattattcatttatacTTTTACTTCATACTgacaccagctggcctattcactattttggtctttatcattaacctattgaaataaacatcaaatcaattcacAAAATGTCACTTACCTACTGCGTGATATCCAGTGAggaccggatgacattttttacatagaatctcaaattCGTTCACCCGAGGTGGGAACGAACCTCGGATCTCTCCGTTGAGAACAAGAATACTACCAACTACGCCAGAGACGTCatctaaaatgaaaatttttttttcaaaattcttagaCTAATTAgttaaggacctgcctcgcttaaTAAGTTACCTTTCTGTCAAAGCATATGATCAAATATCTAATATGTTatgaaaactgtctctatagaatcgatatttcatagtTGTACGTGGTGGTTGTAGGTACAACACCCAGTCGtgttcgtcagttaaagagttacgtaaaaatacttttatgtagTTTGTGTGAGTGATGTAAAAATGGGCTCTAACTTTTAGTAATATagccaaatctaagctcgtattcctcagaaaatgatagataattttGGAATTTGTAATAGTCCTTAAGTAAATAGTCTGAGTTATATCTTCTTGAGTTCCTGTAAACCACCATTATTTGTGTACCTACTAGCCATATATTTTGAATAGAGATTAAGCTGATTAAGCTAAATTAAGTAATGCTCTGTTTTGTTACAGCTTGCCCCACGGCAGCGGTGTACGGACTCGAATTTCCTCACGAATGTATCGTCATTTGAAGTCAATAAATTAAGCAATTATTCGTTAGATTATATACCTGAATCACTGTTATTATGAATACAACAATGAGTACCATAAAATGTTcctttttatacttatttaggCGTTTGTCATTAAAACTATAATGTAAAAAGATGGTTGATTTTACTAAGGCTAGATTCACATAGTACGTTTACGCCTGCACGGTTTTTACAGTAGTTATACGTCTTAGAGAATAAATTGTGGCTCAAACGTTGGACATAGAAGCGTTCACAGGACGTATTGAATAAACCGTTTAAACGAATACCTACCGCaacataatgtttttttttttttcgtggggtttgggcgagcgcagaagcatcgcctgatgagacccgaaggctaaaataaagatagagaacggaacgactctctaaggacgtcttctatgagactcggacctcggcttacgagggccattcgggagggtgtaaccgtgacctgagtgaatcagtccgaaCGCcaccgagatcgtgagttagaaaacccacgtccgggtgacgttagatatcggggacctcgtcttcgccggcgaagacgctgtgttgcccgggaagcattgtcgctCGTcctgtcatcgtctggatcgtaaaggacgtttttgggacgcctctgcttgaagttagcgttaaggttgggagtgtagttgcaggcctcaacaactagttggttgggatggacggcagctctgtcgaaatagtttcgaAAGAGCTGTTTAATGTAACTTACCGCAACATAAGTGCAGAAAAACGTATAtagaaaagaatattttaaacttaGCCTACCAACAGCCATATTACTTGTAGCCTGTAGGTACCTACGCGCATACCAAATCTGTCCTATTATAACAGCCCTGTACAGCGCCAGGCAATTGTTAATTTTCGCCAGCTCGGAACCTCCTGAATGGATCATAGATCAATCatatatgtaagtatatattttgtgtaggtatccaatgttttaatttacgtatatatttttattagcagAGTTCGTCATACGAGTAGGCAAAGAGGCAAGCACTGCAGGTACTAGGTAGGCAACTATCTGTTGTAGCTTTGGGAGGTAGAAGTTCCAAGGACTGGGCGTCGCTATTGGCCGCAGCCAAGTCTTCCTTCTAGTGCAGTGTGTATACCTGTAGGAACACATTGGAAATGTCTAGACATCGATATAACAGAATTCATATTAAATACCTGGACATTCACGGAATGTCCGAGTTAATCCTTATTAACTTTCccgcaaaattttaaaatctttataaaaaaaatcgtttagttGTTTCTAAATTTAGATAAATTAGTGCAAGTATGAAACCTTCTTTCGAGGTTTGAGGTGTAGTAAAAACTACCTCTGTATTAGaaggctccgctcttccatagctAGTACAGAAATAACAGATTCTAAATGaacattactatttaaaattcaacgaaaaaagttattttgatctaaaattaatcaaaatcagTTCACCGGTTTAGCGGCGAAATGGTGCAGtcggtaataaataaaacaaaatgatttATACATTAAGAATTTATATCGttcattttttactttattcaaaCTAAAGCATTTACATTGATGAtgagaaaattttaattcattatacAAACAACGATTCTAAAACAaatcatttacaataataataaaattaattagtcaCTATATCTTAATGTTAGCCGCTCAAACGCTTTGTGAGCTCCGAGAGGTAAACGCAACACGACACAAGTTCTGTGGACACACTTATTTACATAAGtgctatttttaataattagattTCTATTTAGAGTCGATTTTTCTCTAGTCATTTtgtgataaatataaattgacaGATGTATATGTATATGCAGTTTTAATTAGATTTGATTTTAGTGACAACTATTCACTGgtatttttgtgataaaaaatgaaatttaaacagGAGCGtgctgtttttaaaataagtcgATTTTTCACTAATCATTCAGTCATAAAGGAAGTTAAAATTTAACAAGTTATAAGTTTATAACTCATGTCATGTTATCTAAATAGTCATGTTATAACTTATAGCAGTAGAGGAGAACTAGAAAACAATTTCAAGTAGGTCATTTAGCCAGAGTGACAACTTTAAAGGGTTGCTAAAAACTTTTTACTTGGTCTCCATTTGTGCACATATGTCAGAagtatgaaataatttttcacggTGCTTAAAAAACTCAAACAAGTGTACCAGCTCTTGGGCTATGTTACGTGCGTCACTGTGGAGAACACTAGAAAGGTCAAGAGTACATACATCTGCAGCGAGTGTTTAGTGTTTACTTGAACATTCATTACTACACTATTAAATTTACATATTGTTGTTGTATACTAGTAGGCATATAACGATGTCTCTGCATAGACCGACTTCACTTTTCACTTGCCAAGTGCCTACAGTAAGCGCACTTGAAACAAATAATCCATTTTGAATCAATAAACATCCGGTGCAAACGTTTGACATCTGGTTTCGTAACGTACATTAcgtacttacattatatttatgtacgtaGCTACACAACATAACacaaactataattataataatgttatttacaaatttatcctTTCTCACTCGTGACACAAATTCATTAGACATGATgaggacatttttattttacaactatatAGTTTGCGATAATTACTTTCAGAGTACACACTTTGCTGAATCCATCTACGACAAACAATTAACATTAACAATATGAATTTCAACATCAAAAATAACAGATTTCACACCAATTCACTTTAGCTTATTACTAGATATACCTACCGGCATTATTGTACAGTTGTCTTTTTCGGAAACTCCGTCCAACGACAGCCGACAGCCTCGGCCAATCAACGCGGCTGTGAGTGTAAACTGACGGAACGTTTTGTCAAGAACGTCCCTTCAGCTTTACACAACGGTCTGTCAACTGTCCACTGTCCAACGCTTGGCAACAAAGCCAGACTTCCAAAGCAGACGAACTATACTACAATCAAGTGTCAACTACAAAGAGAAtgttactattaaaaataaaagcgtATGTGAGAAAggtcaaatttaataaatgcaAACAAGAAGTACCTTCGTAAGTCAACGTCAAAATTTCGCATGACTATTCACAAATTGAGCGAGCGTGCGCTGACGCACTAGTGCGGTCACGGTGCGAGCGCGCCGGCACACGGACGGACGTCAGCGCACCATTTGGGTTTTTCGTGCGTTTGTGCATCGGCATCGATTTCGATTGCTCGTTGATACTAGACACTGGTATGTGATACAGATAGAAAACAATCAGAATAACCGACACGACGAAATGCAGGCTTACTCGGGAATCTCCAGAGACGATGGACGCCTCCGTAACGGACAATGGGACAATATGCTAAGACCGCTCGACCCATCGCACGTAGCATTCTAGGCTTGGCGAGAGCTCTCAAAGCTGAAGCTCTATCGGCTACCTCTTAAACGTTTGCCCACCGCCCAAAGGTGACTCTCCGTGTTTTCCGAatttatcattgatacggcttaTGCGGCGGTAGCCACGCCCCTGAAGAGATAGAAACCACATACATTCAGAAGTAAATACAAGCGGCACGCGATAACATGTTCGAAACAATGGTCATCAAGGTCCGTGCGAACGAGGTACAGTGTTGTTTGAAGGGCCGAGTGGTTCGGATGGAAGGAACCTGTCGTTTGCATTTAACTTAACTCCTAATATTGCATAGCAGGTATCTGTTAGGACATTTGACTACAAAGTAAAACATGAGTCATCAATAGCTATTGGGAGTATTTACAAATGGTTACACAACAATACATTgcataaaacacaaacaaaagtTGTTATTCTGTACAATAATATTCTACTTTAATTACCCacagacatttttaaaaacttataattaaaattaacaacaataaaagtaattacCAACGTCACCCAACTAAGGTGTTCCCatacagaaattaaaattattattataattattattattatttattaattgttaaatatttatttgtatttacattTCCTTCTGAAAACAGACACATTAGTGCATGTTATTATTTatcgaattattattaatataacaagaaatataattacaaatagCTAACATATAACAGTACGTAAATAGATGGCAATATTATGACGAGCGATAGAGAACGCGCCGCCATCACTGTGCACTCGGCAGGTGACGGCGTGTGGAGACACCTTCCCCGCCCCCCGGCACCACTCCAGCACACCACGAGACAGTGGCCCGCTACAAGAGCAGCGCACAGGTGCACAGGTAATCGTGTACAATTgacatcattataattatcgCAACATTAACACATTCGTCCAGTACTGGTCGGATTATTGGAACACATCATAAGCGAAGCTATCGGGGGAGGCTTTTTTGACTAAAATATGCGTAGGAAAATATACAGAATGGATAAACTATTTACACCTAGCGCGTAATCATATTGTGCCCTTGACGTCAAATAATCATCTTCATTCAccaacatttttcatacaaataaaacCGGTACGACGTACGGTTATGAATAAGTTTATGTCACAATTAT
This genomic interval from Bicyclus anynana chromosome Z, ilBicAnyn1.1, whole genome shotgun sequence contains the following:
- the LOC112053749 gene encoding cubilin, with product MQRIEASCRAVTRGPCFTSRQSHTVGDTMSGSGALLVLTAAVCVCVIVQACEPNQTQHGCKIYGNACSCGYGCKTDFIYKSRRICLNALRERSANVCSRTPCLRGICSQTTQDPGFTCKCEGSGYYGQRCEKACPTAAVYGLEFPHECIVI